A window of the Pogona vitticeps strain Pit_001003342236 chromosome 4, PviZW2.1, whole genome shotgun sequence genome harbors these coding sequences:
- the ZHX3 gene encoding zinc fingers and homeoboxes protein 3 isoform X2 encodes MASKRKSTTPCMIPSKTLALQESQLTSVAADNEGAQRPVIPAILPVSDAVNSNHNGGTLSNGHNGIIDGDTYKCTYCNFGSQDVNQFLAHLDSEHIDFSKGPSFVCVKCSFLVKSYKELTCHNAETHAGETSFTWNVVKQSNQTIVKQTIGTNSGNEDILGDLPEEGQDNQAEIIITKTPIMKIMKTKPEVKKIHMLKEHVPSKPVNNLETKGGEVPFANGSGPVSQSATGTVRSTHVVNGSVVGSMPILQTGIPQLVQVQQQPEVHQQLPTSKSLPKVMIPLSSIPTYNAAMDSNSFLKNSFNKFPYPTKAELCYLTVVTKFPEEQLKIWFTAQRLKQGISWSPEEIEDARKKMFNTVIQSVPQPTITVLNTPLVTSPGSVHHLIQASLPGHSVGNPEGASGVLVTQPVITNGNQGAASSLAVAVTSTPKTQMAKPPTTVSVSSMASTVKVVSAAQTQLTACPNITSQAFLDPNIYKNKKSYEQLSALKNSFCRNQFPGHAEVERLTKITGLTTRDVRKWFSDKRYHCRNVRSGRAMHAAESAIIIDSVPEITFTSSPKITTELTSTSATTPVVHTPTRRQSWHQTPDFSATKYKERAPEQLRALEGSFAQNPFPLEEEVDRLRSETKMTRREIDGWFSERRKRQAAKEAEQVVDDDGEDDSVEEEDSSDDLRVSNENGSLDAANSSQVPGERKVTPIKINLKNFKVTESNGKSELQGLSADVQRNSSRNRASVPPKPKLSFKKTAQQKHLLKQLFVQTQRPTNEEYDRICSQTGLPRAEVIRWFGDSRYGLKNGSLRWYENYKRGVFPKGLVTSTEVSNDILLDYFQKNKVLFEDDLPGLCERTQMTIAQIRLWFTERLDEENRAISDTGSEDQSSGVGEPASNQKGTFDTFSEVSENSESWEPGGQDGSSELGDTDSHPPAVHFE; translated from the coding sequence ATGGCTAGCAAGAGGAAATCCACTACACCTTGCATGATACCATCAAAAACACTGGCATTGCAGGAGTCCCAGCTAACCTCTGTTGCAGCTGACAATGAAGGAGCCCAGCGGCCTGTTATTCCTGCTATTTTGCCTGTTAGTGATGCTGTGAATAGTAATCACAATGGTGGGACATTGTCCAATGGACATAATGGTATTATAGATGGTGATACCTACAAATGTACGTATTGCAATTTTGGCTCTCAGGATGTTAATCAGTTCCTTGCTCACCTTGATTCTGAGCACATTGACTTTAGCAAAGGcccttcctttgtgtgtgtgaaatgcaGCTTCCTGGTAAAGAGCTACAAAGAGCTTACTTGTCACAATGCAGAAACCCATGCTGGGGAAACTAGCTTCACCTGGAATGTGGTGAAGCAAAGCAATCAGACAATTGTGAAACAAACCATTGGCACTAACAGTGGCAATGAAGACATTTTGGGGGACCTTCCTGAGGAAGGTCAGGATAATCAGGCTGAAATCATCATTACCAAAACACCAATTATGAagataatgaaaacaaaaccagaagttaAAAAAATCCACATGCTGAAAGAACATGTGCCTAGTAAACCAGTCAACAATTTGGAAACAAAAGGTGGGGAAGTACCATTTGCCAATGGATCTGGGCCTGTGAGCCAGTCAGCAACAGGCACAGTCAGATCAACACATGTTGTCAATGGTTCAGTTGTCGGAAGTATGCCTATTTTGCAGACAGGCATCCCTCAGCTTGTGCAAGTGCAGCAGCAACCAGAAGTCCACCAGCAGCTTCCCACGTCAAAATCCCTTCCGAAGGTTATGATTCCTTTGAGTAGTATCCCAACGTACAATGCAGCAATGGACTCCAACAGTTTCCTGAAAAACTCTTTCAATAAGTTCCCGTATCCCACAAAAGCAGAACTTTGCTATTTGACTGTTGTGACCAAGTTCCCAGAAGAACAGCTGAAGATTTGGTTTACAGCCCAGAGATTGAAACAGGGTATCAGCTGGTCACCTGAGGAGATAGAAGATGCCCGGAAGAAAATGTTTAACACTGTGATTCAATCTGTGCCCCAGCCCACCATTACAGTATTGAATACACCTCTGGTTACAAGTCCTGGTAGTGTTCATCATCTCATTCAAGCCAGTTTGCCAGGCCATTCAGTTGGAAACCCTGAAGGAGCAAGTGGTGTGCTAGTCACCCAACCAGTAATAACAAATGGAAATCAAGGGGCAGCCTCATCTCTTGCAGTAGCAGTAACGTCCACTCCAAAAACTCAGATGGCTAAGCCACCAACCACTGTATCAGTTTCTAGTATGGCATCAACTGTGAAAGTGGTCAGTGCTGCTCAGACACAACTTACTGCTTGCCCAAACATAACTTCACAGGCATTCTTAGATCCCAACATATACAAGAATAAGAAGTCTTACGAACAGTTGTCTGCACTAAAAAATAGTTTCTGTAGGAATCAGTTCCCTGGCCATGCTGAAGTTGAACGGCTGACAAAAATCACAGGTCTTACTACAAGGGATGTGCGGAAATGGTTTAGCGATAAACGATACCATTGTAGAAATGTAAGAAGTGGCAGGGCTATGCATGCTGCAGAAAGTGCAATAATCATTGATTCTGTGCCTGAAATTACCTTCACCTCTTCTCCCAAAATAACAACAGAGTTAACGTCCACATCAGCAACAACACCAGTTGTTCATACCCCAACCCGGCGGCAATCCTGGCATCAAACCCCGGATTTCTCAGCCACGAAATATAAGGAGAGGGCTCCTGAACAGCTCAGAGCTTTGGAAGGCAGCTTTGCACAAAATCCCTTTCCTCTTGAAGAAGAAGTGGATCGTTTGAGGAGTGAAACCAAAATGACAAGGAGAGAGATTGATGGATGGTTTTCAGAGCGAAGGAAAAGGCAAGCAGCAAAAGAAGCAGAACAGGTAGtagatgatgatggtgaagaTGACTCGGTGGAAGAGGAAGACTCCTCGGATGACTTGAGGGTTTCAAATGAAAATGGTTCCTTGGATGCAGCCAACAGCTCTCAAGTGCCAGGTGAACGCAAAGTGACTCCTATAAAAATCAACCTTAAAAACTTTAAGGTGACTGAGTCGAATGGTAAAAGTGAGTTGCAGGGCTTGAGTGCAGATGTTCAAAGAAACAGTTCTCGTAACAGGGCATCTGTGCCTCCTAAACCCAAGCTAAGCTTTAAAAAGACTGCTCAGCAGAAACATTTGCTAAAACAACTCTTTGTGCAAACCCAGCGGCCTACGAATGAAGAGTATGATCGAATATGTtctcagacaggccttcccagggCTGAGGTGATTCGCTGGTTTGGGGATAGTCgttatggcttgaaaaatggaaGTTTGAGATGGTATGAGAACTACAAGCGTGGTGTTTTTCCTAAAGGCCTAGTGACCTCTACTGAAGTCAGCAATGACATCCTTCTGGACTATTTCCAAAAGAATAAAGTGCTTTTTGAAGACGATCTCCCAGGTTTGTGTGAGAGAACTCAAATGACTATTGCACAGATCAGGCTGTGGTTTACTGAAAGGTTAGATGAAGAAAATAGAGCAATATCTGACACAGGTAGCGAAGATCAGTCCTCAGGTGTTGGTGAGCCAGCCAGCAATCAAAAAGGAACATTTGACACTTTTTCTGAGGTTTCTGAGAACAGTGAATCCTGGGAGCCTGGAGGTCAAGATGGCAGCTCAGAGCTGGGAGATACAGATAGTCATCCACCTGCAGTTCATTTTG
- the ZHX3 gene encoding zinc fingers and homeoboxes protein 3 isoform X1, with translation MASKRKSTTPCMIPSKTLALQESQLTSVAADNEGAQRPVIPAILPVSDAVNSNHNGGTLSNGHNGIIDGDTYKCTYCNFGSQDVNQFLAHLDSEHIDFSKGPSFVCVKCSFLVKSYKELTCHNAETHAGETSFTWNVVKQSNQTIVKQTIGTNSGNEDILGDLPEEGQDNQAEIIITKTPIMKIMKTKPEVKKIHMLKEHVPSKPVNNLETKGGEVPFANGSGPVSQSATGTVRSTHVVNGSVVGSMPILQTGIPQLVQVQQQPEVHQQLPTSKSLPKVMIPLSSIPTYNAAMDSNSFLKNSFNKFPYPTKAELCYLTVVTKFPEEQLKIWFTAQRLKQGISWSPEEIEDARKKMFNTVIQSVPQPTITVLNTPLVTSPGSVHHLIQASLPGHSVGNPEGASGVLVTQPVITNGNQGAASSLAVAVTSTPKTQMAKPPTTVSVSSMASTVKVVSAAQTQLTACPNITSQAFLDPNIYKNKKSYEQLSALKNSFCRNQFPGHAEVERLTKITGLTTRDVRKWFSDKRYHCRNVRSGRAMHAAESAIIIDSVPEITFTSSPKITTELTSTSATTPVVHTPTRRQSWHQTPDFSATKYKERAPEQLRALEGSFAQNPFPLEEEVDRLRSETKMTRREIDGWFSERRKRQAAKEAEQVVDDDGEDDSVEEEDSSDDLRVSNENGSLDAANSSQVPGERKVTPIKINLKNFKVTESNGKSELQGLSADVQRNSSRNRASVPPKPKLSFKKTAQQKHLLKQLFVQTQRPTNEEYDRICSQTGLPRAEVIRWFGDSRYGLKNGSLRWYENYKRGVFPKGLVTSTEVSNDILLDYFQKNKVLFEDDLPGLCERTQMTIAQIRLWFTERLDEENRAISDTGSEDQSSGVGEPASNQKGTFDTFSEVSENSESWEPGGQDGSSELGDTDSHPPAVHFETD, from the coding sequence ATGGCTAGCAAGAGGAAATCCACTACACCTTGCATGATACCATCAAAAACACTGGCATTGCAGGAGTCCCAGCTAACCTCTGTTGCAGCTGACAATGAAGGAGCCCAGCGGCCTGTTATTCCTGCTATTTTGCCTGTTAGTGATGCTGTGAATAGTAATCACAATGGTGGGACATTGTCCAATGGACATAATGGTATTATAGATGGTGATACCTACAAATGTACGTATTGCAATTTTGGCTCTCAGGATGTTAATCAGTTCCTTGCTCACCTTGATTCTGAGCACATTGACTTTAGCAAAGGcccttcctttgtgtgtgtgaaatgcaGCTTCCTGGTAAAGAGCTACAAAGAGCTTACTTGTCACAATGCAGAAACCCATGCTGGGGAAACTAGCTTCACCTGGAATGTGGTGAAGCAAAGCAATCAGACAATTGTGAAACAAACCATTGGCACTAACAGTGGCAATGAAGACATTTTGGGGGACCTTCCTGAGGAAGGTCAGGATAATCAGGCTGAAATCATCATTACCAAAACACCAATTATGAagataatgaaaacaaaaccagaagttaAAAAAATCCACATGCTGAAAGAACATGTGCCTAGTAAACCAGTCAACAATTTGGAAACAAAAGGTGGGGAAGTACCATTTGCCAATGGATCTGGGCCTGTGAGCCAGTCAGCAACAGGCACAGTCAGATCAACACATGTTGTCAATGGTTCAGTTGTCGGAAGTATGCCTATTTTGCAGACAGGCATCCCTCAGCTTGTGCAAGTGCAGCAGCAACCAGAAGTCCACCAGCAGCTTCCCACGTCAAAATCCCTTCCGAAGGTTATGATTCCTTTGAGTAGTATCCCAACGTACAATGCAGCAATGGACTCCAACAGTTTCCTGAAAAACTCTTTCAATAAGTTCCCGTATCCCACAAAAGCAGAACTTTGCTATTTGACTGTTGTGACCAAGTTCCCAGAAGAACAGCTGAAGATTTGGTTTACAGCCCAGAGATTGAAACAGGGTATCAGCTGGTCACCTGAGGAGATAGAAGATGCCCGGAAGAAAATGTTTAACACTGTGATTCAATCTGTGCCCCAGCCCACCATTACAGTATTGAATACACCTCTGGTTACAAGTCCTGGTAGTGTTCATCATCTCATTCAAGCCAGTTTGCCAGGCCATTCAGTTGGAAACCCTGAAGGAGCAAGTGGTGTGCTAGTCACCCAACCAGTAATAACAAATGGAAATCAAGGGGCAGCCTCATCTCTTGCAGTAGCAGTAACGTCCACTCCAAAAACTCAGATGGCTAAGCCACCAACCACTGTATCAGTTTCTAGTATGGCATCAACTGTGAAAGTGGTCAGTGCTGCTCAGACACAACTTACTGCTTGCCCAAACATAACTTCACAGGCATTCTTAGATCCCAACATATACAAGAATAAGAAGTCTTACGAACAGTTGTCTGCACTAAAAAATAGTTTCTGTAGGAATCAGTTCCCTGGCCATGCTGAAGTTGAACGGCTGACAAAAATCACAGGTCTTACTACAAGGGATGTGCGGAAATGGTTTAGCGATAAACGATACCATTGTAGAAATGTAAGAAGTGGCAGGGCTATGCATGCTGCAGAAAGTGCAATAATCATTGATTCTGTGCCTGAAATTACCTTCACCTCTTCTCCCAAAATAACAACAGAGTTAACGTCCACATCAGCAACAACACCAGTTGTTCATACCCCAACCCGGCGGCAATCCTGGCATCAAACCCCGGATTTCTCAGCCACGAAATATAAGGAGAGGGCTCCTGAACAGCTCAGAGCTTTGGAAGGCAGCTTTGCACAAAATCCCTTTCCTCTTGAAGAAGAAGTGGATCGTTTGAGGAGTGAAACCAAAATGACAAGGAGAGAGATTGATGGATGGTTTTCAGAGCGAAGGAAAAGGCAAGCAGCAAAAGAAGCAGAACAGGTAGtagatgatgatggtgaagaTGACTCGGTGGAAGAGGAAGACTCCTCGGATGACTTGAGGGTTTCAAATGAAAATGGTTCCTTGGATGCAGCCAACAGCTCTCAAGTGCCAGGTGAACGCAAAGTGACTCCTATAAAAATCAACCTTAAAAACTTTAAGGTGACTGAGTCGAATGGTAAAAGTGAGTTGCAGGGCTTGAGTGCAGATGTTCAAAGAAACAGTTCTCGTAACAGGGCATCTGTGCCTCCTAAACCCAAGCTAAGCTTTAAAAAGACTGCTCAGCAGAAACATTTGCTAAAACAACTCTTTGTGCAAACCCAGCGGCCTACGAATGAAGAGTATGATCGAATATGTtctcagacaggccttcccagggCTGAGGTGATTCGCTGGTTTGGGGATAGTCgttatggcttgaaaaatggaaGTTTGAGATGGTATGAGAACTACAAGCGTGGTGTTTTTCCTAAAGGCCTAGTGACCTCTACTGAAGTCAGCAATGACATCCTTCTGGACTATTTCCAAAAGAATAAAGTGCTTTTTGAAGACGATCTCCCAGGTTTGTGTGAGAGAACTCAAATGACTATTGCACAGATCAGGCTGTGGTTTACTGAAAGGTTAGATGAAGAAAATAGAGCAATATCTGACACAGGTAGCGAAGATCAGTCCTCAGGTGTTGGTGAGCCAGCCAGCAATCAAAAAGGAACATTTGACACTTTTTCTGAGGTTTCTGAGAACAGTGAATCCTGGGAGCCTGGAGGTCAAGATGGCAGCTCAGAGCTGGGAGATACAGATAGTCATCCACCTGCAGTTCATTTTG